The sequence TTCTAAATTCTAGTATCATATACTTTCAAAAACCTACTTTTTCAGGGAAGCATATGATTGAATTTTGTTACAACCACATGGAATCTTGCCTCTACTAATCGAAATGAAACCAAAGAATATTTATGGAACTCAAACAGAATCATATTGAGTGAGTTATTATTAGTAAAAAATGACTGTTTACAACTGAAAAGCAACTGTCATTTTTTAGCATCACATCACCCTTCAAAAACCTATTCTTTCCGAGCACTAAATGAATGAATTTTGTTGCGGCTACATGGAATCCCGCATCTACTAATCAAAATGAAGTCAGAGTGATATGGTACAAAATAATGTAATGGACTTAAGCACATAAGCCCATGCCCAATCCAACTAAGAAGGGTCTTTTTCGAATTAATGAAAGAAAGGAGCTTCAGATTCCAAAAAGTACGCTTAAGTCACTTTATTGTGAAAACGTAGGTTCTTGACCAATAACAAGCTGACACGCATGCAATGGCACAAACACTaatgtctataaatagaacatgaAGCAAGAATCAGGTACACAATTCAATATTAACTACTTTCACTAAATAACTCTCAAGTTACGTGTTTCACATACTAACGTAGGCATTAGAGAGGGTTTGCAGGTCTCAGGCCCCCTGTCTGACtgttttcttctttctcaggtTATCATAGGCTTATTGTCAAGAAGGAATTGATATCCCGATATCGGAGAGTATTTGTGGAGTTCAAACAAAATCGTATTGGGTGAGTTATGGTCAGTTGAAAAAAATAATCATCACCAAAATATGACTCGGTTTGCAAATCCTATTTACCACCTCAACTTCCATTAATCCATATTGTTGCTTCAAATCTGTAAAATTAAAGTATTGGTCATGGGTAGTGGGAATTACAAAATTTAGCTATAAATAAAGTTtgagataaggtgtaaaaatacctctaacattgacaattaggagcaattttaactCCAActtctaaaatgatgtaattttacctctaacgttggcaaccaagagcaattttacctctaatattgatattgggccaatttctgatatcattataaaatacatatgtTTTGCTATTTGTTATACACCAGTTACATATCGgttagttctaaaaaatatttttcacattcttttgtgatttaataatttttaaatatgatgaaatatttaaatttttttgtccaactcgtacaaaatacaatatattttttttttaaatttttttcacgACTAATCAtgtgtttgtgatctgttattaatgaataataaaatgacgcacatgtaaagtgtagatgataaaattTGTGACTGAGAAGATAGttagatgaattatttctcaaatttaccaAATTttccaacgttaagggtaaactTGCTCATGGCTGCTaacattagaagtaaaattgcataattttaaacGTTATGGTCTTCTAAGTATCAACGTTAAgaatatttttgcactttatcctaaTAAAGTTTTAATCTTTGATTTCCAAACCTCAACCTATCCAACAAAACACTTCAAAAACTAATCCAAAAACATGATCGATCTTTCTAACCAAAATTACAGTCACTGTCAAGCTTTTTATTCCCTAAATCTCAAGCCATCGATTTCATATTCCTAAGCTTTCAATCCAATTTCCTTCCTGTTTTAacacttttttattatttagactctaacctttttattagtAGCAACAGgaacttaaaaaaaatgtgCCCAAACTGATATGAAATCGAGTTGGATTAAAACGAGGCTAGGATCTGTTACGAAGATGATGTTTCTGGTTTAGTTTTTGAAGGAGTCTTTGACACACTCATACAGATCATCTCAtgatgtgtttttaattctacaaatttATGAAGTTGTTAGGATTTGAACTTCGACCATTTGGTCCAAGTGACTCTGATATCATGTTattaaaccaattgaactaaaagctcaaattaatagttaatatccaatcatatattttatattaatatttgataatatttattgttgataatttttcaaaattatatcATATATCCTGTCAAAGAGATAACTATATTGTATACATttgactgtattttatattatatatatttgactgtattttatattatatagtatTATATGTTACCTTTCAATAGCATTTTGTGATTAAAATTATTGAAACTTCAACGTATACGTTTTGAGCCAAGTACAAAGTCAATAGATGTATCAAGCCATTAATATGTGATTTCACTTTTGTTCAATTagtatctgattttttttttgtccgaAACGAGAATTGAGATTTTTGTTTGCGATTAAGAAGTTACTGATCTTTTCActgtatattaaaaataaagacttcaaaattaaaatgagcattgacgatttcaaaatgaaaaatttaaagacTTGATGATATtataagtaactttaatttttgaatattttaattttaagataaTTTGGATATTGTTTGGTGAGTTGAGAgaaagtaaatattttagagagCGAAAGCTCtggaaatgataaaattttctTCCATAATAAATgtgatactaaacaattttaatttttgaatttttcattttaaattcgTTAACAGTTattttatagtgtcaaactaaacAATTCTCGTTTTTTGTAAAATGAAAACTTCAGCCCCGtttggacaattttttttttccaaatactAATTTAATAAAAAGTGAAAGACAGTGTAAGTTTAATTTAGATTTTACccttaaatataataataaaaaaataaaacatcaaaataatattttacactATCATATCAATcactaatttattaaaatatattattttatctgttCCACAATAGATCTCtttctagaaaaaaaaattttgttccatactatattatattttttttattaaatccatgcacattaattgatttttactaaatatatctatatttaagttgcactttttttttttttgataaggtAGATGCCAAAAGCCGAAAAGGAGATGCCATTGATATAAgggtaaataaatttttttagttaaaattaattatatttcttaattcttgttttctaaccttaaaaaaacatatattctGGAATAGAGTGAGTATATAATTTGCACAATACGAGTATTCCACTAATTAATAATATTCATTTTTCATAACATTCATTAAATTACGTTATTTTATATATCTTAAAACCACAAAAAAATGACCCTAAATCATAAATAATGGTGAAATACGAAAACTTTATATTGAAAACGTAAACCAACCAACGAATAATTTGAAATAAGAAAATTTTTCTTccttataataaataatatgaaatagACGAATCAACTTAAATTAAGTATATGACTTCCTCTTAACGTAAAGTATAAGTATATGACTTCCTTTTAACGGTTcgaagttgtttagaatatcatcaaccCAATTACGGATTATCTGACTAAAATAACCAGCACGTATCACAGTCAATACTGTAATTTCTTATCTGACTCGATTCGAAGTTGTTCAATCATCTTATCTAGAGTATCATCCGACGAACCACCCTTCTGAACCGCCCGTCTAGCCACCCGTCCTAAAGCTTCCGCTCTTTCCCTCGCAATCCTCCCCTTTTCTCCCCCCATAATCTCCCTCACACCATCACATATATCTCTCCGACGAACATCCCTTTTCAACCCAACTCCAGCTCCGAGTCCTTCCACAATCAACTTCGCATTCAACCCTTGCTCCGCCATCATCGGCCACCCCAAAATCGGAACTCCGGCAGACACACTTTCCAGCACCGAATTCCACCCACAATGACTCAAAAATCCCCCAATTGCACGGTGAGATAGTATTCTCCGTTGATCAACAAATTCTCTCACAATCAAACCCCTCTCTCCGATCTTCTTCTCCTCTAACCCAATCGGAAAATTCCACGTCTTTGATCGGAGTACCCATATAAACTGATACCCCGATTCCTCTAATCCGTATCCTATTTCATTCAATTGAGATTCTGATACTTCTGCTTGTGTACCAAATGATACATAAATCACTGAATTCGGCGTCGTTTTGTTGTTTAACCATTGAAAGATTGAGTTTTCCCGATCAAATTCATCGGAAATTGAGTACAAAAAAAGAGGGCCTAAACACCAAGCTTTAGCTCCGGCGAAGTAAAAAGCTTCAAAAGATTGGATATGGCTTCTCTCCAATTCttcaaaactgttaacaataaTCCCCCAACTTTTAGCATCAGCCATTCCAATTTCTTCAAAAAGTTTAACGAACGGATTATCTTTCTCCATCATCACAGTTTCCGGCAAATCGGAGCTCGTTAAACTAAACGGCAGCTTCAATCCAGGTAACTCAACCGGATCATTAACCGACGTCGTTTTCAGATGAGGTTTATGCACCCAAGCTGTTTTACAAATCGCCGTTGATAAAACCCCCATCCCATGAAAAACCAATCTCGGAATACCGAGGGATTCACAGACGGCGAGTGTCCAGCCGAGGAAGAAATCGGAAATTACACAAATTGGGGGAAATTCCGATGACTGCACCATTTTTTGGAGGACTTCTGTGAAGGGATTTTGGAGGTGTTTTGTGGCTAAGACGAAATTGAGGTGGAGGTCCATGGAGGGAAGTTGAGAGGTGTTTTCGCAGCCGGAGGGGAGGCCGGAGACGGCGGCGGTGGGGAAGGGGATTTCGGTGATTGAAATGTGAGGGAAAGAAGAGATGTTTTGGGAGATGGAATTGGAATTTCCGGGAGTTGTAATGATTGTTACTTTGATTTGTTTGTGGGAGAGAGCTTTTGATAAGTCTAGTAATGGAAGAGTGTGACCTTGTGCCATGAATGGGAAGATCACAACATGGCTTTGAAATTCTGGTGTTGAAGCCATGGAAATTTAGTGTTTGAAGATTTTAGAGATGGTGTAGTTGGCATGGGTCATGGTGGAGAAGACATGGGAAGGTTTTATAGGAAAAGAAAGGGTTAATACATTTGACTTAACTTGTGCAAAAACCTTAAATCcacctgaactttcaaagtttcTCGATAGTCCCgtcaatttgtataaaatattctgATAGTTCTctcaatttacgtaaaatgtaatcaattaatcactcggttgcaaaaaaataagttaTATGCAGAAGGTGTGTTACACGTATCTTagaaaagtaaaacaatcaaatTTGGGGTatctagggatggcaacgggtagtatacccgcgggtacccggcactatccgaccctaatgggactacacGTACCCAGTATAAAAGGGTATAagacgggtatgagatcaaaactaTTACCCGTTAGGATAATGGGACGGGCATGGGAATACCCCTAGGTACCCGGTACCCATTATCcgtcataattttttatatattaataattgtTTTCTAGAGGTAATTAAGACGTGAGATTTGAACTCCAATCTTTTGTTTTTTAACCATTGAGTGATAACACAAagctattttattcttattaagtAAGGTTCAATTTTTTCATAGATGatttactaaatttatactttattaaatttataatatttttgttttatttattgattcttaacgggtaagggtacacgcgaattaaatgggacgggtatgggatgcaaaaagtatacccgttagggtaataagataggtacgggtaattaaaaaataaaagggtaaaggGTTTGAGATTGACATTCAGGTACCCTGCCTGTTGCCATCCCTAAGGGTATCTGATTCAAATATTAGGGCCCCGTTTGTTTGAGagaaaatattgtgttctggaaaattttatgtagggaaaatatttttcaggaaaataaaatatttcctATGTTTGGCAACAacattggaaaatattttccaaccactaaatatagattttctgtatttttttattttcaattgtatattaaaacacaaaaaatatctAGAGACGTGGAAAACtgtgaaaacgtaaaaaatagaaaaaaaatgtaaaaaactcatgaaaacaagaaaacgtaaaaaaaaacacgaaacacaaaaaacgtgaaaagatgtggaaaacacgaaaacgttaaaaacacgaaaacgttaaaaacacgaaaacatgcaaaaatatggaaaacagaaaaacgtgaaaaaacacaaaaaaaaaattataaaaatttattaaaaacacaaaaagtagaaaaatgcgaaaattacgaaaagtaaaaaaatattaaaaacatggaaaaaaaagttgaaaaccccaaaaatgtgaaaaaataaatataaaagcatgaaaacattttttcatattttcggtATTTTTTCTATGTTTTCTCGTGTTATCAACACTATTatgtttttttgcattttttcttcttttttgtgttttcacgtttagcttttcggtttttccctttttcacgttttcttttttttgcgttttttatttttcgcattttgttactttttcgtgttattcacgtttttttcatgtttttcgtatttttcacgtttttgtgttttttacgtttttgtgttttgtttgcatttttcgtcttttcatgtttatcgtgtttttcacgtattgtcatgtttttgtgttttagcattttttgcgttttcgtgtttttcgtattttttcacgtttttgtgttttttatatttttcacgtttttgtatttttcgtattttgtcactttttcgtgtTCATGTTTTGTGCCTTTTCaagtgtttgttttttttttgcgtttttgtatttttcgtatttgttacattttcatgttttttgcgaGTTCTTTTtgtcatattctcgtgttttgtaacgttttcatattatttatatttttcgtgtttcatatttttacattttttaacgttttcccaATATTTCTCTGAACGCgtatgttttggggaaaatgttttacccttttcccttatttcttccttgcttttccattgacttgcaacttattttcctttgacttattttcctgcccaaacaaacactggaaaattgggaaaatattttcctgcataatattttcccccaaacaaacggggcctagagaagacaagttttatagttgagcgactatgagcaattttacctctaatgtctaaaatagtaCAAATTTACCTTTAATGTTGTCaataagagcaattttacttctaacgttgataggttgggtcaatttgaaaaataatccATCGAACTGTTTTCTTGATATGAATCTTATGATTTACACTTCACATATCCACTATTTTGTCACTATAAATCACATACATATGATTATAcgttgaaaaaaaaattcaattttttttttaaatggtggTGTTGAAGCCatgaaatttaatattttactaataaagtgcaaaaaataCGTTTAATGTTTACTGTCAGAAACAATTTTACTCATATTGTCTAAAAcggtgcaattttacttttaacattGGCgatcaagaacaattttatcctaaagttgataaattgggtcaatttgaaaaataattcatcaaactgacttttcagtcatgaatcttgttttCTACACTTCTCATGTGTGTTATTTTATTACCAATTTGTAAGAGTTCGTAAACAATATGATtagatatgatttttttaaaacaaatgtATGAAACTGCTTCAGATGAtcaacaaacttgtttggaaggtcTGACATAActgttaaataacagtcaaaatcagttttttcaaattttcggtaatATAGGACTAAAATGATCTTGATCGGAAACTTTAAAGTTAAATTtgcataattttatatattaagactCAATTTGCGCTTCTTCAAAAACCttaaatttgatccttatagCAAGTAACATATTTTTCTACCTTCAACTTTTAGAGTTTGCCTTAATTCCCCCCGACTTCTCCCACACTCTCCCTTTGATGATAGGGCTCGAAATTAATTTTCCACTAAATTCTAGATCTAACAATTTCGTGTTTGAGTCGTGTTCATATCGTGTCATTTTCAGATTCGTGTTAAAAAGAGTAAACTCAaatccaacccaaaaactttcgtatCACAACCATGTTAAcatgttcgggttagtgtcgattttgtGTCGtattttcgggttacatgtaattttgttattcatatatattaatgacaacttttaaaaatataacaaatatggtactatttttaaatattttatgttatttttagattaatatgttAACACTAACCATCAAAAGTCCGTTAATATCCTGTTAGAgagtcatgtaatgtgtttataataaTATAGAAGGTTCCGATCATATTTGcaactaataattataattttattatctttattaataaagtaatatataaaaatataagagaatataacaataattttaaatattcatgtcATTTTCGGATTAGCATATGAACCCTAATCCAACTCAAAAATCTGCtttgtcaacccaaaaatgataCATTACCCATTAAGATGAATCCAAACACTAAAATTATATGTCGATTTCGTATCGTATAATCAGATCGTGTCTACTACTAAATTCTGGTATAGCTACCCGAGCTTCAGCTCCGACTAGTCCTCTAGATCCGTCCCTGGTTATAACAActtgaaatattattaattaggtaaaagaaaagaagcttctaattaataatttattggtTAAAATTCGTATGTCTTTGATGAAACATATAATAATCTCAAATTGATTTCTAAAgtcaatcaaataaataaattctttatacATGGG comes from Euphorbia lathyris chromosome 8, ddEupLath1.1, whole genome shotgun sequence and encodes:
- the LOC136202045 gene encoding UDP-glycosyltransferase 73B4-like produces the protein MASTPEFQSHVVIFPFMAQGHTLPLLDLSKALSHKQIKVTIITTPGNSNSISQNISSFPHISITEIPFPTAAVSGLPSGCENTSQLPSMDLHLNFVLATKHLQNPFTEVLQKMVQSSEFPPICVISDFFLGWTLAVCESLGIPRLVFHGMGVLSTAICKTAWVHKPHLKTTSVNDPVELPGLKLPFSLTSSDLPETVMMEKDNPFVKLFEEIGMADAKSWGIIVNSFEELERSHIQSFEAFYFAGAKAWCLGPLFLYSISDEFDRENSIFQWLNNKTTPNSVIYVSFGTQAEVSESQLNEIGYGLEESGYQFIWVLRSKTWNFPIGLEEKKIGERGLIVREFVDQRRILSHRAIGGFLSHCGWNSVLESVSAGVPILGWPMMAEQGLNAKLIVEGLGAGVGLKRDVRRRDICDGVREIMGGEKGRIARERAEALGRVARRAVQKGGSSDDTLDKMIEQLRIESDKKLQY